A stretch of Mucilaginibacter terrae DNA encodes these proteins:
- a CDS encoding 2Fe-2S iron-sulfur cluster-binding protein: protein MKVTIDGISIDVEPGTSILNAARQIGGDIVPPAMCYYSKLEGSGGKCRTCLVKVTKGSEKDPRPMPKLVASCRTGVMDGMEVQNITSPEVIEARKGIVEMLLINHPLDCPVCDQAGECHLQDLGYEHGAAKTRYEFDRRTFEKIDIGDKIQLHMTRCILCYRCVFTADQITEQRVHGVLNRGDHAEISTYIQKAVDNDFSGNVIDVCPVGALTDKTFRFKNRVWFTKPVEAHRDCEHEKCSGKVTLWYKGEDVIRVTARKDQYGEVEEFICNTCRFDKKKTADWVIEGPRKVSNQSVISSNHYDTLRPLPVVKTNPVLLEANKEQFERETRL, encoded by the coding sequence ATGAAAGTAACTATCGACGGAATTAGCATTGATGTTGAACCCGGCACATCTATTCTGAATGCTGCAAGGCAGATAGGAGGCGATATTGTTCCGCCGGCTATGTGCTATTACTCTAAGCTGGAAGGCAGCGGCGGTAAATGCCGTACCTGTTTGGTTAAGGTAACAAAAGGCTCTGAAAAAGACCCGCGCCCGATGCCTAAGCTGGTAGCCTCATGCCGTACCGGTGTTATGGATGGTATGGAGGTGCAAAACATAACCTCGCCCGAGGTTATTGAAGCACGTAAAGGCATTGTAGAAATGCTGCTCATCAACCACCCGCTGGATTGCCCAGTGTGCGATCAGGCTGGTGAATGCCACCTGCAAGACTTAGGTTACGAGCACGGTGCCGCCAAAACCCGCTACGAATTTGACCGCCGTACTTTCGAGAAAATAGATATTGGTGATAAGATACAACTGCACATGACCCGTTGTATTTTATGCTACCGCTGCGTTTTTACGGCCGACCAGATAACCGAGCAACGCGTACACGGCGTACTAAACCGTGGCGATCATGCCGAAATTTCTACCTACATCCAAAAAGCAGTTGATAACGATTTTTCGGGCAACGTAATTGACGTTTGTCCGGTAGGAGCGTTAACCGATAAAACTTTCCGCTTTAAAAACCGCGTTTGGTTTACCAAACCGGTAGAAGCACACCGCGATTGTGAGCACGAGAAATGCAGCGGAAAAGTAACTCTTTGGTACAAAGGAGAAGACGTTATACGCGTTACTGCCCGTAAAGACCAGTATGGCGAAGTGGAGGAATTCATCTGCAATACCTGCCGCTTTGATAAAAAGAAAACTGCCGACTGGGTTATTGAGGGGCCGCGCAAGGTATCAAACCAATCGGTTATCAGCTCAAACCATTATGATACTTTAAGGCCATTGCCGGTAGTTAAAACCAACCCGGTTTTACTCGAAGCTAATAAAGAACAATTTGAACGGGAGACAAGACTATAA
- a CDS encoding NADH-quinone oxidoreductase subunit B, giving the protein MSDVQIVNAPPGVEGSGFFATSLDKAIGLARSHSLWPLPFATSCCGIEFMATMGSHYDLSRFGAERLSFSPRQADLLMVMGTISKKMAPVLRQVYLQMAEPRWVMAVGACASSGGIFDTYSVLQGIDEVIPVDVYVPGCPPRPEAIIDGFMNIQKLVQTESLRRRDTPEYQQLLAKYGIQ; this is encoded by the coding sequence ATGAGTGATGTACAGATAGTTAATGCCCCTCCGGGTGTTGAAGGTTCGGGATTTTTCGCTACATCGTTAGATAAGGCCATAGGTTTGGCGCGTTCACACTCGTTGTGGCCGTTGCCTTTTGCTACTTCGTGCTGTGGTATTGAGTTTATGGCCACCATGGGTTCGCATTATGATTTGTCGCGTTTTGGTGCCGAGCGTTTAAGCTTTTCACCTCGCCAGGCCGATTTGCTCATGGTAATGGGTACCATCTCAAAAAAAATGGCTCCGGTTTTACGTCAGGTTTACCTGCAAATGGCCGAGCCACGTTGGGTAATGGCCGTTGGTGCCTGCGCATCAAGCGGTGGTATATTTGATACTTACTCGGTGTTACAAGGCATTGATGAGGTTATACCGGTTGATGTATACGTACCCGGTTGCCCGCCACGCCCCGAAGCCATTATTGATGGTTTTATGAATATTCAGAAACTGGTACAAACCGAGTCGTTGCGCCGCCGCGACACACCGGAATATCAGCAATTATTAGCTAAATACGGAATCCAGTAA
- a CDS encoding NuoI/complex I 23 kDa subunit family protein produces MEPLSKKRKVLEVKPLNFWERAYLPAITQGLSITMKHFVKNVFAGGDVTIRYPEQKREFSENFRGMHSLKRDENGKERCTACGLCALSCPAEAITMTAAERQKGEENLYREEKYAAVYEINMLRCIFCGLCEEACPKEAIYLDGDIVPTDFLRKDFIYGKDKLVEPPLNQ; encoded by the coding sequence ATGGAACCATTAAGTAAAAAGCGAAAAGTATTAGAAGTTAAGCCGCTCAACTTTTGGGAGCGTGCTTACCTGCCTGCCATAACCCAGGGTTTGAGCATTACCATGAAACACTTTGTAAAAAATGTGTTTGCCGGTGGCGATGTAACCATTCGTTATCCTGAACAAAAACGGGAGTTTTCGGAGAATTTCCGTGGTATGCACTCGCTAAAGCGCGATGAAAACGGTAAAGAACGTTGTACTGCATGCGGCCTTTGCGCCCTGTCGTGTCCGGCCGAAGCCATTACCATGACTGCCGCCGAGCGCCAGAAAGGTGAGGAAAACCTGTACCGTGAAGAAAAATATGCAGCAGTTTACGAAATTAACATGTTACGATGTATTTTTTGCGGTTTGTGCGAAGAAGCCTGCCCCAAAGAAGCTATATACCTGGACGGTGACATTGTACCAACCGATTTTTTACGTAAAGACTTTATATACGGCAAAGACAAATTAGTTGAGCCGCCTTTAAACCAATAA
- a CDS encoding NADH-quinone oxidoreductase subunit C: MAELNNEILLESLTGKFGELVKPVVEDYGMLTVETNRDTIIDLLRYIKTDAALQFIYLTDITAIQYPEQENPIGVIYHVHSLVHNVRIRIKVFLPAGDERIPSATELWNGANWMERETYDFFGVNFEGHPNLVRILNVDDMTVFPMRKEYPLEDPNRVDKKDFYFGR, from the coding sequence ATGGCCGAATTGAATAACGAAATACTGCTCGAAAGCCTTACGGGCAAATTTGGCGAACTGGTAAAGCCGGTTGTTGAAGATTACGGCATGTTAACGGTTGAAACCAACCGCGATACGATTATAGACCTGCTACGCTACATTAAAACTGATGCAGCCCTGCAGTTTATATATCTTACCGATATCACTGCCATTCAATACCCTGAGCAGGAAAACCCAATTGGGGTAATATACCATGTACACAGCCTGGTGCACAATGTGCGCATACGCATCAAGGTGTTTTTACCGGCTGGTGATGAGCGCATACCGTCGGCTACCGAGCTTTGGAACGGCGCCAACTGGATGGAGCGTGAAACGTACGACTTTTTTGGGGTGAACTTTGAAGGGCATCCTAACCTTGTGCGTATATTGAACGTAGACGATATGACCGTTTTCCCGATGCGTAAAGAGTACCCGCTGGAAGATCCGAATCGTGTAGACAAAAAAGATTTTTATTTTGGAAGATAA
- a CDS encoding gamma-glutamylcyclotransferase family protein, whose product MDYIFVYGTLLKHFDAGVMRSVQEHLHFEGNGSILGQLYDLGQYPGLVEVADATDTIVGEVYRVNNVQAVFTVLDEYEGDEYNRVLKTVKLGNQRKINCWVYVFINELHPSYIKIINGDYLAYIRDKVNESNYRRN is encoded by the coding sequence ATGGATTACATATTTGTATACGGCACCTTGTTAAAGCACTTTGATGCCGGGGTAATGCGCAGCGTGCAGGAGCATCTTCATTTTGAAGGCAACGGCTCGATATTGGGCCAGCTGTATGATTTAGGGCAATACCCCGGCCTTGTTGAAGTTGCTGATGCAACCGATACTATTGTAGGCGAGGTATACCGCGTAAACAATGTGCAAGCGGTGTTTACGGTACTTGATGAGTACGAAGGTGACGAGTACAACCGCGTTTTAAAAACGGTGAAGCTTGGTAACCAAAGAAAGATAAATTGTTGGGTGTATGTGTTTATAAATGAACTGCATCCATCATATATAAAGATTATAAACGGCGATTACCTCGCTTATATTAGAGATAAGGTTAATGAAAGTAACTATCGACGGAATTAG
- a CDS encoding NADH-quinone oxidoreductase subunit NuoE family protein: MLKVEDTQTPVEFSAALLEQFADFVSRYPEGKQKSALLPMLHAVQAEHGWLSSKAMDKVAEYLKIEAIEVYEVATFYTMYFLRPQGKYVLEVCRTGPCCLVGAEKIMDHIEQTLGVKEGEVTADGLFSWRGVECLAACGFGPVLQIGPEYTFYENLTPESVDRLVSDLKAKANN, translated from the coding sequence ATGCTTAAAGTAGAAGATACCCAAACACCGGTTGAGTTTTCGGCCGCATTGCTTGAGCAGTTTGCCGATTTTGTAAGCCGCTATCCTGAAGGTAAGCAAAAATCGGCGTTGTTGCCGATGCTGCACGCCGTACAGGCCGAGCATGGCTGGCTAAGCTCGAAGGCAATGGATAAAGTTGCCGAATATTTAAAGATAGAGGCAATTGAAGTTTACGAGGTTGCTACCTTTTACACCATGTACTTTTTACGCCCGCAGGGTAAGTACGTGCTGGAGGTTTGCCGCACAGGCCCTTGCTGTTTGGTAGGTGCCGAAAAGATAATGGACCACATTGAGCAAACGTTGGGCGTTAAAGAAGGTGAAGTTACCGCCGATGGCCTGTTTAGCTGGCGCGGCGTAGAGTGCCTTGCAGCCTGTGGCTTTGGCCCCGTATTACAAATTGGTCCTGAATATACTTTTTACGAGAATTTAACGCCTGAGTCGGTTGACCGGTTAGTTAGTGATTTAAAAGCTAAGGCAAATAACTAA
- a CDS encoding NADH-quinone oxidoreductase subunit A, protein MEAQSLPVNYLPIIIQMLVAIGFVVTTMLATHKLGPKRVTADKLTPFESGIEVVGNARTPVSIKYFLVAILFVLFDVEVIFMYPWAVNFKAMGTTGLIEMFIFMATLLLGFIYVLKKGALDWN, encoded by the coding sequence ATGGAAGCACAAAGTTTACCGGTTAATTATTTGCCTATCATCATACAAATGCTGGTGGCCATTGGGTTTGTTGTTACAACCATGCTGGCTACGCACAAGTTAGGCCCTAAGCGTGTAACGGCCGATAAATTAACACCGTTTGAATCGGGTATTGAGGTGGTGGGTAACGCCCGTACGCCTGTATCAATCAAGTACTTTCTGGTAGCTATACTGTTTGTGCTGTTTGATGTGGAGGTAATTTTTATGTATCCCTGGGCGGTTAACTTTAAAGCGATGGGCACTACCGGCCTAATCGAGATGTTTATCTTTATGGCAACGTTGCTTTTAGGCTTCATTTATGTACTTAAAAAGGGCGCTTTAGACTGGAACTAA
- a CDS encoding NADH-quinone oxidoreductase subunit D — MQNFPSLNTNINTDTNLQSELSTLNLGPTHPATHGVFQNVLQMDGERIVSGVSTIGYIHRAFEKIAEHRPFYQITPLTDRLNYCSAPINNMGWHMTVEKLLKIQTPKRVDYLRVIIMELSRIADHIICNGVLGVDTGAFTGFLYMMEYREAIYEIYEEVCGSRLTTNVGRIGGFERNFNEIAFAKIKKFLVDFPKVLAEFESLFNRNRIFIDRTKGVAPVTAETALDYSWSGPILRATGVDYDVRAMNPYCSYEDFDFEVPVGTTGDVYDRFLVRNEEMKQSMRMIQQALDKIEKEDPTIFHADVPEFYLPPKEEVYNNMEALIYHFKIVMGEIETPVGEVYHAVEGTNGELGFYLVNDGGRSPYRLHFRRPSFINYSMYADMSRGMLLSDAIINMSSLNVIAGELDA, encoded by the coding sequence ATGCAGAATTTTCCTTCGTTAAATACCAATATTAATACAGATACCAACCTGCAAAGCGAGTTATCTACCCTTAACCTTGGGCCAACGCACCCGGCTACGCACGGCGTATTCCAAAATGTGTTGCAAATGGATGGCGAGCGTATTGTAAGCGGTGTATCTACCATAGGTTACATTCACCGCGCGTTCGAAAAAATTGCAGAGCACCGCCCGTTCTATCAGATCACCCCGCTAACCGACCGTTTAAATTACTGCTCGGCCCCAATTAATAACATGGGCTGGCACATGACGGTTGAAAAGCTCTTGAAGATACAAACACCCAAAAGGGTAGATTACCTTCGTGTAATTATCATGGAGCTTTCGCGTATTGCCGACCATATAATTTGTAATGGTGTATTGGGGGTTGATACCGGCGCGTTTACCGGCTTCCTTTACATGATGGAATACCGCGAGGCCATTTACGAAATTTACGAGGAAGTTTGCGGCTCACGCTTAACCACTAATGTTGGCCGTATAGGCGGATTTGAGCGTAACTTTAACGAGATAGCTTTTGCCAAAATCAAGAAGTTTTTGGTGGATTTCCCTAAAGTACTGGCCGAGTTTGAATCGTTATTCAATCGTAACCGCATCTTTATCGACCGTACAAAAGGCGTAGCCCCGGTAACCGCCGAAACGGCGCTGGACTACAGCTGGAGCGGCCCCATACTACGCGCCACAGGTGTTGATTATGACGTGCGCGCCATGAACCCTTACTGCTCGTACGAAGACTTTGATTTTGAAGTTCCGGTGGGTACAACGGGTGATGTGTACGACCGCTTTTTGGTACGTAACGAAGAAATGAAACAAAGCATGCGCATGATACAGCAGGCTTTGGATAAGATAGAAAAAGAAGACCCAACCATATTCCACGCCGATGTACCTGAGTTTTACCTGCCTCCAAAAGAGGAAGTGTATAACAATATGGAAGCGCTCATTTATCACTTTAAAATTGTGATGGGTGAGATTGAAACGCCGGTAGGAGAGGTTTACCATGCGGTTGAGGGCACTAACGGTGAGTTGGGCTTTTACCTGGTAAACGATGGTGGAAGGTCGCCGTACCGTTTGCATTTCCGCAGGCCAAGCTTTATCAATTACAGTATGTATGCCGATATGAGCCGTGGCATGTTGCTTTCAGACGCCATTATTAACATGAGTAGCTTAAACGTTATAGCCGGAGAGTTAGATGCTTAA
- the nuoF gene encoding NADH-quinone oxidoreductase subunit NuoF, which yields MGRKLLLEHINVPGINTLEVYRQKGGYAAMEKALKTLTPDEVVEEVKKSGLRGRGGAGFPTGMKWSFLAKPEGVPRYLVCNADESEPGTFKDRYLMTHIPHLLIEGMIIASFALGAKTSYIYVRGEMMAQIRILERAIAEAKNAGFLGKNILGTGYDLELYVQPGGGAYICGEETALIESLEGKRGNPRIKPPFPAIAGLYGCPTVVNNVESIAATVPIIRDGGDEYAKIGVGRSTGTKLISAGGNLVKPGVYEIELGVPVEEFIYSDEYCGGIANGKRLKAVVAGGSSVPILPANLILKTIEGNARVMSYEGLSEGGFVSGTMMGSGGFIAFDEDQCIVRNTWNFTRFYHHESCGQCSPCREGTGWMEKVLHRLEMGHGKMSDMDLLVDVSKKIEGNTICPLGDAAAWPVASAIRHFRDEFEWHVTNGAEAVSRNYGLAHYADPLPKPEATV from the coding sequence ATGGGACGCAAATTATTACTTGAACATATAAACGTACCCGGTATAAATACCCTGGAAGTTTACCGCCAAAAAGGTGGTTACGCTGCCATGGAAAAAGCCCTGAAAACTTTGACACCCGATGAAGTGGTGGAAGAGGTGAAAAAATCGGGTTTGCGTGGCCGTGGTGGTGCCGGTTTCCCAACCGGTATGAAGTGGAGCTTTTTGGCCAAGCCCGAAGGTGTGCCCCGTTACCTGGTTTGTAACGCCGATGAATCAGAACCCGGTACGTTTAAAGACCGTTATTTAATGACACACATCCCTCACCTGTTAATTGAGGGAATGATTATAGCCAGCTTTGCGCTGGGTGCCAAAACATCGTACATATACGTACGCGGCGAAATGATGGCGCAGATCCGCATTCTCGAAAGAGCCATTGCCGAAGCAAAAAATGCTGGTTTTTTGGGCAAAAATATATTAGGCACTGGTTACGATCTGGAGCTGTACGTACAACCTGGTGGTGGTGCTTACATATGCGGCGAAGAAACTGCACTGATAGAATCGTTAGAAGGTAAACGAGGTAACCCGCGTATTAAACCGCCATTCCCGGCTATTGCTGGTTTGTATGGCTGCCCAACGGTGGTAAACAACGTAGAGTCAATTGCAGCTACCGTGCCCATCATTCGTGATGGTGGCGATGAGTATGCTAAAATAGGTGTTGGCCGCAGTACTGGTACCAAGCTTATTTCGGCCGGTGGCAACCTGGTAAAACCGGGAGTTTACGAGATAGAATTAGGCGTTCCGGTTGAAGAATTTATTTATTCGGACGAGTATTGTGGTGGTATAGCCAATGGCAAACGCCTCAAGGCAGTTGTTGCCGGTGGTTCATCGGTGCCAATTTTACCGGCTAACCTTATATTAAAAACTATAGAGGGCAATGCCCGCGTAATGAGTTACGAAGGTTTGTCGGAGGGCGGTTTTGTAAGCGGCACCATGATGGGTTCGGGTGGTTTTATCGCTTTTGACGAAGACCAGTGCATCGTGCGTAATACCTGGAACTTTACGCGTTTTTATCATCACGAAAGTTGCGGACAGTGTTCGCCTTGCCGTGAAGGTACCGGCTGGATGGAAAAGGTGCTGCACCGCTTAGAGATGGGACATGGTAAAATGAGCGATATGGACCTGCTGGTTGACGTATCGAAAAAGATAGAAGGTAACACGATTTGTCCGCTGGGTGATGCGGCAGCATGGCCGGTGGCCAGTGCCATACGTCACTTCCGCGATGAATTTGAGTGGCACGTAACCAATGGCGCAGAAGCGGTTAGCCGCAACTACGGTTTGGCACATTATGCCGATCCGTTGCCAAAACCGGAAGCAACAGTTTAA
- the nuoK gene encoding NADH-quinone oxidoreductase subunit NuoK: MESFFETVKVVPLNHYILLSAIIFSIGVIGVLIRRNAIVVFMSVELMLNAVNLLLTVFSVYGNDPNGQVFVFFIMALAAAEIAIGLAIIVMIHRNTNSIDVDILNRLKW; encoded by the coding sequence ATGGAAAGTTTTTTTGAAACTGTAAAGGTCGTTCCGCTTAACCATTATATACTGTTAAGCGCAATTATATTTTCGATAGGTGTAATTGGTGTGTTGATACGCCGTAACGCCATTGTGGTATTTATGTCGGTTGAGCTGATGCTGAATGCCGTTAACCTGTTGCTTACCGTTTTTTCGGTGTATGGCAACGATCCTAACGGGCAGGTGTTCGTGTTCTTCATCATGGCGCTGGCCGCTGCCGAAATAGCTATAGGCCTGGCCATCATCGTAATGATACACCGCAATACCAACTCTATCGACGTAGATATATTGAACAGATTAAAATGGTAA
- the nuoL gene encoding NADH-quinone oxidoreductase subunit L: MDKYLWLIPLLPLAGFVINGLGRNTLPKSIIGGLASLMVLLSFALSVGAFLQVKSTGAPINVTLFDWVKVGDLHIPFAFLVDQLSSIMLLIITGIGFLIHLYSIGYMSHDEGFGKFFAYLNLFVFFMLLLVLGSNYIIMFIGWEGVGLCSYLLIGFWYGNAAYADAAKKAFVMNRIGDLGFLIGVFVIMKAFGSIEYASVFSHAANMKSGDSTIMLITLLLFVGATGKSAQIPLFTWLPDAMAGPTPVSALIHAATMVTAGIYMIARSNILFTLAPVTQHVIAIIGVATLLLAAIIALTQTDIKKVLAYSTVSQLGYMFLALGVGSYTGAFFHVLTHAFFKALLFLGAGSVIHAVSGEQDMRNMGGLRGKLPVTFITMLIGTFAIAGLPIFAGFFSKDEILAHAYMHNRVLYILGVLGAMFTSFYMFRLMFLTFWGKFRGTHEQEHHLHESPPSMTIPLIVLAILSTVGGFIGVPEALGGHHWLEHWLEPVMSKSSALTGKMFIAHNTEYMLMGISVGVAVIALIYAYVKYVKQADIPVADTEERPALVRLSYNKFYIDEIYDTIIRKPLDFLSDFFFKVIDKLGIDGIVNGLSQAPCEAGKGLRLLQTGNVGFYLFMMVIGIIGVLIYSLIKF; encoded by the coding sequence ATGGATAAATACCTCTGGCTTATTCCGCTGCTGCCGTTGGCAGGATTCGTAATTAACGGATTGGGCCGTAATACCTTACCTAAAAGCATCATTGGCGGTTTGGCCAGTTTGATGGTTTTGTTATCATTTGCTTTAAGTGTTGGCGCATTTTTACAGGTAAAATCAACCGGCGCACCTATCAATGTTACCCTGTTCGATTGGGTTAAGGTTGGTGATCTGCATATTCCGTTTGCCTTCCTGGTCGATCAGTTGAGTTCCATTATGCTGCTCATCATCACCGGTATTGGCTTTTTAATTCATTTATACTCTATAGGCTACATGAGCCACGATGAAGGTTTCGGTAAGTTTTTTGCGTACCTCAACCTGTTCGTGTTCTTTATGTTGCTATTGGTTTTGGGTTCAAACTATATCATCATGTTTATAGGCTGGGAAGGCGTGGGCTTATGCTCATACCTGCTCATTGGGTTTTGGTATGGCAATGCAGCTTATGCCGATGCCGCCAAAAAAGCCTTCGTAATGAACCGCATAGGCGACTTAGGTTTTCTCATCGGCGTATTCGTTATCATGAAGGCGTTCGGCAGCATTGAGTATGCCAGCGTATTTAGCCATGCCGCAAATATGAAAAGCGGCGATAGTACGATCATGCTTATCACCTTATTGCTGTTTGTGGGCGCTACCGGTAAATCGGCACAAATACCATTGTTTACATGGCTGCCCGATGCAATGGCCGGCCCAACCCCGGTTTCGGCGTTAATACACGCGGCTACCATGGTTACCGCGGGTATATACATGATTGCCCGTTCGAACATCTTATTCACCCTGGCCCCGGTAACACAGCATGTAATTGCCATTATTGGTGTGGCTACTTTATTACTGGCTGCTATAATTGCACTTACCCAAACTGATATTAAAAAGGTATTGGCCTACTCAACCGTATCTCAATTGGGGTATATGTTTTTGGCCTTGGGCGTTGGTTCTTATACAGGTGCTTTTTTCCACGTGTTAACCCATGCGTTCTTTAAAGCGTTATTGTTCCTGGGTGCCGGTTCGGTTATACACGCGGTAAGCGGCGAGCAGGATATGCGCAACATGGGCGGCTTGAGAGGCAAATTGCCGGTAACGTTCATTACCATGCTCATTGGCACCTTTGCCATTGCAGGCCTTCCTATTTTTGCAGGTTTCTTTTCTAAAGACGAAATATTAGCGCATGCTTATATGCACAACCGTGTATTATACATATTAGGTGTGCTGGGTGCTATGTTTACCTCATTTTATATGTTCCGATTGATGTTCCTCACTTTCTGGGGCAAATTCCGCGGAACGCATGAGCAGGAACACCATTTGCACGAGTCGCCGCCAAGTATGACTATTCCGTTAATCGTATTGGCTATCCTATCAACCGTTGGCGGTTTTATAGGTGTGCCCGAGGCGTTGGGCGGTCACCATTGGTTAGAGCATTGGCTTGAACCTGTGATGAGCAAATCGTCAGCGTTAACCGGTAAAATGTTTATTGCTCATAATACTGAGTATATGTTGATGGGTATTTCGGTAGGTGTAGCGGTTATTGCGTTGATTTATGCTTACGTTAAATATGTAAAACAAGCCGATATACCGGTGGCCGATACCGAAGAACGCCCTGCGCTGGTTAGGCTATCGTACAATAAGTTTTATATCGATGAAATTTATGATACCATTATCCGTAAGCCATTAGATTTCCTGTCAGACTTTTTCTTTAAAGTAATTGACAAATTAGGCATTGATGGAATAGTGAACGGCCTTAGCCAGGCACCTTGCGAAGCTGGCAAAGGCTTGCGCCTGCTACAAACC
- the nuoH gene encoding NADH-quinone oxidoreductase subunit NuoH has product METADLLIKLVLVVVIFAISLVVAMYSTYAERKVAAFLQDRVGPNRAGPFGILQPMADGAKMFMKEEIIPTRASGFLFIVGPSLAIMTACIGSAVIPWGPQMQIAGRVIDLQVTDINVGILYIFGVVSLGVYGIMIGGWASNNKYSLLGAIRAASQNISYEISMGLSIIALLMLTGTLSLKEIVEQQHGWHWNVLYQPLGFLIFIVCAFAETNRSPFDLPECETELVGGYHTEYSSMKLGFYLFAEYINMFVSSAVMATLYWGGYNYPGMDWVAAHAGPTIAPLIGVAVLFAKIFAFIFFFMWIRWTIPRFRYDQLMHLGWKTLIPLAIANIVLTGVIATLIEKFA; this is encoded by the coding sequence ATGGAGACTGCTGACTTATTAATTAAATTGGTGCTTGTGGTGGTAATTTTTGCCATAAGCCTCGTAGTAGCCATGTACTCTACCTATGCCGAGCGTAAGGTTGCGGCGTTTTTGCAGGATAGGGTAGGCCCTAACCGTGCCGGTCCGTTTGGTATATTACAGCCCATGGCCGATGGTGCCAAAATGTTCATGAAAGAGGAAATTATTCCTACCCGCGCAAGCGGCTTTTTGTTCATTGTAGGTCCGTCGCTGGCTATCATGACGGCCTGTATAGGTTCGGCAGTTATACCTTGGGGCCCTCAAATGCAAATTGCGGGTCGTGTTATCGATCTGCAGGTTACCGATATTAACGTGGGAATTTTATACATCTTCGGCGTGGTATCGCTGGGGGTATATGGTATCATGATCGGTGGCTGGGCATCTAATAACAAATACTCTTTATTAGGCGCTATCCGCGCAGCATCGCAAAATATCAGCTACGAAATTTCGATGGGTTTATCCATTATTGCCCTGCTGATGCTTACCGGTACCCTAAGCTTAAAAGAAATTGTAGAACAACAGCATGGCTGGCACTGGAACGTGCTTTATCAGCCGCTTGGCTTTTTGATATTCATCGTATGTGCCTTTGCCGAAACCAACCGTAGCCCGTTCGATTTACCTGAATGTGAAACTGAGCTGGTAGGTGGTTACCATACCGAATATTCGTCCATGAAACTGGGCTTTTACCTGTTTGCCGAATACATCAACATGTTCGTATCATCGGCAGTAATGGCTACCCTGTATTGGGGCGGCTATAACTACCCGGGTATGGATTGGGTGGCGGCGCATGCAGGCCCAACTATTGCACCTTTAATTGGTGTAGCGGTGCTGTTTGCCAAAATATTTGCCTTTATCTTTTTCTTCATGTGGATCCGCTGGACTATCCCGCGTTTCCGTTATGACCAGCTGATGCACCTGGGCTGGAAAACGTTAATACCACTGGCTATTGCCAACATTGTGTTAACCGGTGTAATTGCTACATTAATTGAGAAATTTGCTTAA
- a CDS encoding NADH-quinone oxidoreductase subunit J family protein: protein MSVFYFIAFLSILFSLLVIFAKNPVHSVLYLIITFFTFTIHYIILNAQFLAVVNFIVYMGAILVLFLFVLMMLNLNKDTEPTKSIYVKLAGIIGGGVLLVTLVGAIKLTAKSNPVVLRDVNLGSVQNLGKVLFNEFLLPFEVSSILLLSAMVGAVLLATKEGKPKATTV, encoded by the coding sequence ATGAGTGTATTTTACTTTATCGCATTCTTGTCCATACTGTTTTCACTGCTGGTTATTTTTGCCAAAAACCCGGTGCATAGTGTGCTGTACCTCATTATTACGTTTTTTACGTTCACCATTCATTACATTATTTTGAATGCCCAGTTTTTGGCCGTGGTAAACTTTATTGTTTACATGGGGGCTATACTCGTGCTATTTCTGTTTGTGCTCATGATGCTGAATTTGAATAAGGATACCGAGCCAACCAAAAGCATTTATGTAAAACTGGCAGGCATAATAGGTGGCGGCGTACTGCTGGTAACCCTGGTAGGAGCCATCAAACTAACAGCAAAATCAAACCCGGTGGTACTGAGAGATGTAAACCTTGGCTCGGTGCAAAACCTGGGTAAGGTATTATTTAATGAATTTTTACTGCCGTTCGAGGTATCGTCTATCCTGCTGTTATCGGCCATGGTGGGCGCTGTATTGCTGGCAACTAAAGAAGGTAAACCTAAAGCTACTACTGTATAA